A region from the Aphis gossypii isolate Hap1 chromosome 1, ASM2018417v2, whole genome shotgun sequence genome encodes:
- the LOC114128742 gene encoding protein amnionless isoform X2: MRSTAIVVMAALLLFSGEAVAGGVAKRWTPDVDFEAPRNWDAGHVPSSVDVAVFQEDTLVPVVVPAAGVDVCEIVLPVNGQLILEPNARLGISASSQAMGGCTGQTVMFKQNAPMEWVDPDNWSSENINIATPHVERIPCVHDTVVFNPGHSFSVIVPDVPITIGSMKYGNQTFGLNELNEFLLSDVGDQELKSSSTDNDVSITLTSTLCEDSTGCECGTQQLFDQVCKVASKRCYSKLGCISPVKPIGHCCWTCDRGVTNVNMFNSGLSYDADGMTYGQIALTTCIVIFSCMLAIMVYYNKDWKSLLSGSGSSTGAVFVKFKNDTNDAVELIDEDVRLQRKTSFDNPTYGAVESMKKSQTFRKIHSYSDLSVSTTQSEAMDVELKETFEQK; the protein is encoded by the exons ATGCGGTCGACAGCGATCGTCGTGATGGCAGCTCTCCTGTTGTTTTCAG GCGAAGCCGTGGCCGGCGGCGTGGCCAAGCGGTGGACGCCCGACGTGGACTTCGAAGCGCCGCGCAACTGGGACGCGGGACACGTCCCGTCGTCCGTGGACGTGGCCGTGTTCCAGGAGGACACATTGGTCCCGGTGGTGGTGCCGGCCGCCGGTGTGGACGTGTGCGAGATCGTGTTGCCCGTCAACGGTCAGCTGATCTTGGAGCCCAACGCCCGCTTGGGCATCTCCGCGTCGTCCCAAGCGATGGGCGGTTGTACGGGACAGA CTGTGATGTTTAAACAAAACGCTCCGATGGAATGGGTGGATCCGGACAACTGGTCGagtgaaaatattaacatagcAACGCCACACGTGGAACGGATACCTTGCGTACACGATACCGTCGTGTTTAACCCTGGTCATTCATTTTCGGTCATCGTGCCCGACGTTCCAATCACCATTGGATCAATGAAGTACGGGAACCAA acGTTCGGTCTAAATGAATTGAACGAATTTCTTTTGTCGGACGTCGGCGACCAAGAACTAAAGAGTTCTTCCACCGACAACGATGTGTCCATTACATTGACGTCGACGCTCTGCGAAGATAGTACAGGATGTGAATGCGGTACTCAACAACTTTTTGACCAAGTATGCAAAGTGGCTTCAAAGCGCTGTTATAGTAAATTAGGCTGCATAAGTCCAGTGAAACCAATCGGCCATTGTTGTTGGACTTGTG atcGGGGCGTGACGAATGTGAACATGTTCAACTCGGGGCTGTCGTATGACGCTGACGGGATGACATACGGTCAAATAGCCCTAACCACATGTATCGTCATATTTTCCTGCATGTTGGCAATTATGGTTTACTACAACAAAGACTG GAAATCGCTATTGTCAGGTTCCGGGTCTAGTACTGGTGCTGTattcgtaaaattcaaaaacgatACTAACGATGCAGTGGAACTAATCGATGAAGACGTCCGATTGCAACGTAAGACTTCGTTCGACAACCCCACTTATGGAGCAGTGGAGAGTATGAAAAAATCACAG ACGTTTAGAAAAATCCATTCGTATTCAGATCTATCTGTTTCGACGACACAGAGTGAAGCCATGGATGTAGAACTGAAAGAAACTTTCgaacaaaagtaa
- the LOC114128742 gene encoding protein amnionless isoform X1 — translation MRSTAIVVMAALLLFSGEAVAGGVAKRWTPDVDFEAPRNWDAGHVPSSVDVAVFQEDTLVPVVVPAAGVDVCEIVLPVNGQLILEPNARLGISASSQAMGGCTGQTVMFKQNAPMEWVDPDNWSSENINIATPHVERIPCVHDTVVFNPGHSFSVIVPDVPITIGSMKYGNQTFGLNELNEFLLSDVGDQELKSSSTDNDVSITLTSTLCEDSTGCECGTQQLFDQVCKVASKRCYSKLGCISPVKPIGHCCWTCGAYFLINYNPNSFIEEKFSEEFKKDIVKLNSTFEKYQLSYYMSKLLNGKIQVVLASDAKYVDEISEIANTIHSLLNSYRGVTNVNMFNSGLSYDADGMTYGQIALTTCIVIFSCMLAIMVYYNKDWKSLLSGSGSSTGAVFVKFKNDTNDAVELIDEDVRLQRKTSFDNPTYGAVESMKKSQTFRKIHSYSDLSVSTTQSEAMDVELKETFEQK, via the exons ATGCGGTCGACAGCGATCGTCGTGATGGCAGCTCTCCTGTTGTTTTCAG GCGAAGCCGTGGCCGGCGGCGTGGCCAAGCGGTGGACGCCCGACGTGGACTTCGAAGCGCCGCGCAACTGGGACGCGGGACACGTCCCGTCGTCCGTGGACGTGGCCGTGTTCCAGGAGGACACATTGGTCCCGGTGGTGGTGCCGGCCGCCGGTGTGGACGTGTGCGAGATCGTGTTGCCCGTCAACGGTCAGCTGATCTTGGAGCCCAACGCCCGCTTGGGCATCTCCGCGTCGTCCCAAGCGATGGGCGGTTGTACGGGACAGA CTGTGATGTTTAAACAAAACGCTCCGATGGAATGGGTGGATCCGGACAACTGGTCGagtgaaaatattaacatagcAACGCCACACGTGGAACGGATACCTTGCGTACACGATACCGTCGTGTTTAACCCTGGTCATTCATTTTCGGTCATCGTGCCCGACGTTCCAATCACCATTGGATCAATGAAGTACGGGAACCAA acGTTCGGTCTAAATGAATTGAACGAATTTCTTTTGTCGGACGTCGGCGACCAAGAACTAAAGAGTTCTTCCACCGACAACGATGTGTCCATTACATTGACGTCGACGCTCTGCGAAGATAGTACAGGATGTGAATGCGGTACTCAACAACTTTTTGACCAAGTATGCAAAGTGGCTTCAAAGCGCTGTTATAGTAAATTAGGCTGCATAAGTCCAGTGAAACCAATCGGCCATTGTTGTTGGACTTGTG gagcttattttttaattaattacaacccaaatagttttattgaagaaaaattcagtgaagaatttaaaaaagacatagtaaaattaaactcaacatttgaaaaatatcaactTTCTTATTATATGAGTAAACTGTTGAACGGAAAAATCCAAGTTGTATTGGCGAGTGATGCAAAATATGTGGATGAAATAAGTGAAATAGCTAACACTATACACTCGTTGCTGAATTCTt atcGGGGCGTGACGAATGTGAACATGTTCAACTCGGGGCTGTCGTATGACGCTGACGGGATGACATACGGTCAAATAGCCCTAACCACATGTATCGTCATATTTTCCTGCATGTTGGCAATTATGGTTTACTACAACAAAGACTG GAAATCGCTATTGTCAGGTTCCGGGTCTAGTACTGGTGCTGTattcgtaaaattcaaaaacgatACTAACGATGCAGTGGAACTAATCGATGAAGACGTCCGATTGCAACGTAAGACTTCGTTCGACAACCCCACTTATGGAGCAGTGGAGAGTATGAAAAAATCACAG ACGTTTAGAAAAATCCATTCGTATTCAGATCTATCTGTTTCGACGACACAGAGTGAAGCCATGGATGTAGAACTGAAAGAAACTTTCgaacaaaagtaa